The segment CCATGCAGCAATAACTGGCGGATGAGTGAATTCCAGAAATGCATATCTTTTTCTTTACCGCTGCCAAATTCAGGGATCTGATCATGGCGATACATTTGGCTCTGTGGTGTTAACCTGCCCATGATCACCGGAATCACATACTCTGTTGCAAAGCGTTCGCCCAATGCCTTAATGGCTTTCAGTGCAATCACAGCTTCGTCTTTTGCTTCGATCTTTTCTTTTGGATGCAGACAGTTATCACAGTTGCCGCAATTTTCCTGCTGGTATTCTTCACCAAAATAATGCAGCAATATTTTCCTTCGGCAAACAGAGCTTTCTGCAAAAGCAACTGTTTCCTGGATCATTTGTGCAGTTACTTCACGTTCACTTAATGGTTTGTCACGCATCAAATGTTCCAGCTTGCTCACATCTTTGTGCGAATAGTAAAGGATACATTTTCCTTCCATACCGTCACGCCCTGCACGCCCTGTTTCCTGGTAATAGTTTTCAATACTCTTCGGAATATTGAAGTGGATTACAAAACGTATATCCGGCTTATCGATACCCATACCAAAGGCGATGGTGGCAACAATTACCTGCACATCTTCATTTAAAAACTGGTCCTGTCGATCTGCCCGCACCTTTCCATCAAACCCTGCATGGTAAGCCACAGCCTTAATGCCATTTGCCATCAGCATATCGGCCAGCTCTTCCGTTGTTTTACGGTTAAGGGTGTAGATGATACCGCTCTTGCCCTTGTTTTGTGAAATAAACTTCACAATGCTTTTCACCGTTTGATCTTTTTTGATCTTGGGTTGAATTTCGTAGTAAAGATTTCCACGGTTGAACGAGGAAATATAAATATCAGGATTACGTAAGCCGAGATTCTTTACAATATCACTCTGCACTTTTGGAGTGGCCGTGGCCGTTAATGCAATGATGGGAATATCGGGGTTGATCTGGTCCATCATCTCTTTCAGCCTGCGGTATTCAGGGCGGAAATCATGTCCCCATTCACTGATACAATGTGCTTCATCCACAGCAAAAAAGGAGATCTTCAGATCGCTGAAGAATTCCATGTTTTCCTGTTTGGTCAGTGTTTCAGGTGCCACGTACAGCATTTTTGTCTTGCCTGCCAGCAAATCATCATGCACCTCTTTTATTTCTTTCTTGGTTAATGTTGAATTGAGAAAATGCGCCACATCATCTTTGCTGCTGTAGCTGCGCACAAGATCAACCTGGTTTTTCATGAGGGCAATAAGCGGACTAACAATGATCGCTACACCTTCACTTACCAAAGCAGGCAATTGGTAACACAAACTTTTACCCCCGCCCGTGGGCATAATTACAAATGTATCTTTCCCACTCAGCAGGTTGGTGATCACTGCTTCCTGGGTTCCTTTAAATGCATCGAAGCCAAAATGTTCGTTGAGAGCTGCGTACAGATCAATACCTGCTACAGTTGCGCCCGTTTTTTTACCGTTTGACTTAGCAGTGGCTTTTTTAGCCGTTTCCTTTACGATGGTTGTTGTTTTTGCCGCTTTTAACGGAGCTTTTTTCTTAACTGTTGTCATCACTTTTTTTCCTTCACTCTTTGGTTTAACAAACTGGACTTTCTACGGGCAGTTGACTGTTACAGCTCAGAGTGGCTGTTTTGTAAGGGGCACGAAGTTACTGAAAACGGGGGAGCTTATCCCTCCCCATTCGTCAAAATGCTGCTAAAAAAGCCTTATTTTAAGATAATTGATTTTTCCTGAACGCCGGCCATAAGATTTAC is part of the Lacibacter sediminis genome and harbors:
- the recQ gene encoding DNA helicase RecQ, which gives rise to MTTVKKKAPLKAAKTTTIVKETAKKATAKSNGKKTGATVAGIDLYAALNEHFGFDAFKGTQEAVITNLLSGKDTFVIMPTGGGKSLCYQLPALVSEGVAIIVSPLIALMKNQVDLVRSYSSKDDVAHFLNSTLTKKEIKEVHDDLLAGKTKMLYVAPETLTKQENMEFFSDLKISFFAVDEAHCISEWGHDFRPEYRRLKEMMDQINPDIPIIALTATATPKVQSDIVKNLGLRNPDIYISSFNRGNLYYEIQPKIKKDQTVKSIVKFISQNKGKSGIIYTLNRKTTEELADMLMANGIKAVAYHAGFDGKVRADRQDQFLNEDVQVIVATIAFGMGIDKPDIRFVIHFNIPKSIENYYQETGRAGRDGMEGKCILYYSHKDVSKLEHLMRDKPLSEREVTAQMIQETVAFAESSVCRRKILLHYFGEEYQQENCGNCDNCLHPKEKIEAKDEAVIALKAIKALGERFATEYVIPVIMGRLTPQSQMYRHDQIPEFGSGKEKDMHFWNSLIRQLLLHGLIQKDIEEYGLLKFTKAGEAFLKKPKSFKIVLNNLYEEATADDDEGADAGGGGLASDDKLFEMLKELRQKEAKKKGLPPFVIFLENSLLDMATLYPTTLEELEKCQGVSKGKSIRYGKPFVEMVAKYVEENEIEKPDEFVMKSVVNKSGNKVYLIQNVDKRIPLETIAKNKGWRMDEMLEEMETIAASGTKLRLDYAIDEWLDEYEQEEIIDYFKTCSTSDLKIAQQELEDGGYNWEQLKIMRIKFLSEYGM